A genomic window from Streptomyces mirabilis includes:
- a CDS encoding acetyl/propionyl/methylcrotonyl-CoA carboxylase subunit alpha — MRKVLIANRGEIAVRVARACRDAGIASVAVYAEPDRDASHVRAADEAFALGGDTPATSYLDIAKVLQAAKDSGADAIHPGYGFLSENAEFAQAVLDAGLTWIGPPPQAIRDLGDKVAARHIAQRAGAPLVAGTPDPVSGADEVVAFAREHGLPIAIKAAFGGGGRGLKVARTLEEVPELYDSAVREAVAAFGRGECFVERYLDKPRHVETQCLADTHGNVVVVSTRDCSLQRRHQKLVEEAPAPFLSDDQVAELYSSSKAILKEAGYVGAGTVEFLVGMDGTISFLEVNTRLQVEHPVTEEVAGIDLVREMFRIADGEELGYGDPALRGHSFEFRINGEDPGRGFLPAPGTVSTFAPPSGPGVRLDAGVQCGSVIGPAWDSLLAKLIVTGATREQALQRAARALEEFEIGGMATALPFHRAVVKDPAFAPELTGSTDPFTVHTRWIETEFVNGIPAFTDPAEVAEAEDEAGRESVVVEVGGKRLEVSLPSSLGMSLARTGLAAGAKPKRRAARRSGPVASGDTLASPMQGTIVKVAVEEGQEVKEGDLVVVLEAMKMEQPLNAHRSGIVKSLTAEVGASVASGAAMCEITS; from the coding sequence GTGCGCAAGGTGCTCATCGCCAACCGTGGCGAAATCGCTGTCCGCGTGGCCCGGGCGTGCCGGGATGCCGGGATCGCGAGCGTTGCCGTGTATGCGGAACCAGACAGGGACGCGTCGCATGTCCGGGCGGCGGACGAGGCGTTCGCTTTGGGCGGTGACACCCCCGCCACCAGCTACCTGGACATCGCCAAGGTCCTCCAGGCCGCCAAGGACTCCGGCGCGGACGCCATCCACCCGGGCTACGGCTTCCTGTCGGAGAACGCCGAGTTCGCCCAGGCGGTCCTGGACGCCGGCCTGACCTGGATCGGCCCGCCCCCGCAGGCCATCCGCGACCTCGGCGACAAGGTCGCCGCCCGCCACATCGCCCAGCGCGCGGGTGCGCCGCTGGTGGCGGGCACCCCCGACCCGGTGTCCGGCGCCGACGAGGTCGTCGCCTTCGCGCGGGAGCACGGGCTGCCCATCGCGATCAAGGCGGCCTTCGGCGGCGGCGGACGCGGCCTGAAGGTCGCCCGCACCCTCGAAGAGGTCCCCGAGCTGTACGACTCCGCCGTGCGTGAGGCGGTGGCCGCGTTCGGCCGCGGCGAGTGCTTCGTCGAGCGCTACCTCGACAAGCCCCGCCACGTCGAGACCCAGTGCCTGGCCGACACCCACGGCAACGTCGTCGTCGTCTCCACCCGCGACTGCTCCCTCCAGCGCCGCCACCAGAAGCTGGTGGAGGAGGCGCCCGCGCCGTTCCTGTCGGACGACCAGGTGGCGGAGCTGTACTCCTCCTCCAAGGCGATCCTCAAGGAAGCCGGCTACGTCGGCGCCGGCACCGTGGAGTTCCTCGTCGGCATGGACGGCACGATCTCCTTCCTCGAGGTCAACACCCGCCTCCAGGTCGAGCACCCCGTCACCGAGGAAGTCGCCGGCATCGACCTCGTCCGCGAGATGTTCCGCATCGCCGACGGCGAGGAACTCGGCTACGGCGACCCCGCCCTGCGCGGCCACTCCTTCGAGTTCCGCATCAACGGCGAAGACCCCGGCAGGGGTTTCCTCCCGGCCCCGGGCACGGTCTCCACCTTCGCGCCGCCCTCCGGCCCCGGCGTCCGCCTGGACGCGGGTGTGCAGTGCGGCAGCGTGATCGGCCCGGCCTGGGACTCCCTGCTCGCGAAGCTGATCGTCACCGGCGCCACCCGCGAGCAGGCGCTCCAGCGCGCCGCCCGCGCCCTCGAGGAGTTCGAGATCGGCGGGATGGCCACCGCGCTGCCCTTCCACCGCGCGGTCGTCAAGGACCCGGCATTCGCTCCCGAACTGACCGGTTCCACCGACCCGTTCACGGTCCACACCCGCTGGATCGAGACCGAGTTCGTCAATGGCATCCCGGCCTTCACCGACCCCGCCGAGGTGGCGGAGGCGGAGGACGAGGCGGGCCGTGAGTCCGTCGTCGTCGAGGTCGGCGGCAAGCGCCTCGAGGTCTCGCTGCCGTCCTCGCTGGGCATGTCCCTCGCCCGCACCGGCCTCGCCGCCGGCGCCAAGCCCAAGCGCCGCGCGGCCAGGAGGTCGGGCCCGGTCGCCTCCGGTGACACGCTCGCGTCGCCCATGCAGGGCACGATCGTCAAGGTCGCGGTCGAGGAGGGCCAGGAGGTCAAGGAGGGCGACCTCGTCGTCGTCCTGGAGGCCATGAAGATGGAACAGCCCCTCAACGCCCACCGCTCGGGGATCGTCAAGAGCCTCACCGCCGAAGTGGGCGCGTCCGTCGCCTCGGGCGCCGCCATGTGCGAAATCACCAGCTGA
- a CDS encoding TetR/AcrR family transcriptional regulator — protein MQTRSEQTRQALVRAAAELIANGRLSDAGLVNICRRAGVSRGALYHHFSSTAELTAAVYEQAHERVVALMDEAFEGPVEDAPERLLVALCEALRTEELVRAGIQLAVDGSAGPPRLRDDVLALVRRRVVDAHRDVVPAPEDLAELAVVVAAGLESLGHTDAEWWDPKTSKRLWVLLRPLFSLAGEGLAEEERRVGSGSEGV, from the coding sequence ACAGACCCGTCAGGCTCTCGTCCGTGCCGCGGCGGAACTGATAGCGAACGGCCGGCTCTCCGATGCGGGACTGGTCAACATCTGCCGCCGGGCCGGGGTGAGCCGGGGTGCTCTCTACCACCACTTCTCCTCCACCGCGGAGTTGACCGCCGCGGTCTACGAGCAGGCGCACGAGCGGGTCGTCGCGCTGATGGACGAGGCCTTCGAGGGACCCGTGGAGGATGCTCCGGAGCGCCTCCTGGTCGCCCTGTGCGAGGCGTTGCGCACGGAGGAACTGGTCCGGGCCGGCATACAGCTGGCGGTGGACGGGTCGGCGGGGCCGCCCCGGTTGCGTGACGACGTGCTGGCGTTGGTGCGCAGGCGGGTGGTCGACGCGCACCGGGACGTCGTGCCGGCGCCGGAGGATCTGGCCGAGCTGGCGGTGGTGGTGGCCGCGGGGCTGGAGTCGCTCGGGCACACGGACGCGGAGTGGTGGGACCCCAAGACGTCCAAGCGGCTGTGGGTGTTGTTGCGCCCGTTGTTCTCGTTGGCCGGGGAGGGGCTGGCTGAGGAGGAACGACGGGTGGGGAGCGGGTCCGAAGGGGTCTGA
- a CDS encoding acyl carrier protein, translated as MSTSEFTLDDLRRILQEGAGVDEGVDLDGDILDEPFEVLGYESLALLETGSRIEREYGIVLDEDLLTDADTPRALIEAVNQQFGADEPAAA; from the coding sequence GTGTCCACTTCGGAATTCACCCTGGACGACCTGCGCCGCATCCTCCAGGAGGGCGCCGGTGTCGACGAGGGCGTCGACCTCGACGGCGACATCCTCGACGAGCCCTTCGAAGTCCTCGGCTACGAGTCGCTGGCCCTCCTGGAGACCGGCAGCCGTATCGAGCGCGAGTACGGAATCGTCCTCGACGAGGACCTGCTGACCGACGCCGACACCCCGCGCGCCCTCATCGAGGCCGTGAACCAGCAGTTCGGCGCGGACGAGCCCGCCGCCGCCTGA
- a CDS encoding NAD-dependent epimerase/dehydratase family protein, giving the protein MPTILITGAAGFVGGHVTREAARYRADLRLMSHRSPLLASGPPQEGPPPHGGPPTQERPAGHDGARVVRADLTDPASLRGVCDGVDVLIHCASQIGGGVEANEAVNARGTTALVEEARRAGVARIVQLSTASVYGRGTFRGDRPEELRRNPGSPTSRTRAAAEDTVLAAGGVVLRPHLVYGEGDRWVVPGLTRMLRVLPGTVEGWPARSSAIAVPELAALLVATALAPAADLTASVYHATNPEPLPVDTLLRAVAECTGVDWPDRELTVDRARAVLAEHGVPPSGLDMFTTDHVFDSTPLWSDLRRAPGAGFDTDFPLAAPWYRKALRDG; this is encoded by the coding sequence GTGCCCACCATCCTGATCACCGGCGCCGCCGGCTTCGTCGGCGGACACGTCACCCGTGAAGCGGCCCGGTACCGGGCCGACTTGAGACTCATGTCCCATCGCAGTCCTCTGCTCGCCTCCGGTCCGCCCCAGGAGGGTCCCCCGCCCCACGGGGGTCCCCCGACCCAGGAGCGTCCTGCGGGCCATGACGGTGCTCGCGTCGTACGGGCCGATCTGACCGACCCCGCGTCCTTGCGCGGGGTGTGCGACGGCGTCGACGTCCTGATCCACTGCGCCTCGCAGATCGGCGGCGGTGTCGAGGCCAACGAGGCCGTCAACGCCCGTGGCACGACGGCGCTCGTCGAGGAAGCGCGCCGCGCGGGGGTTGCGCGCATCGTCCAGCTGAGCACCGCGTCCGTCTACGGCCGTGGCACCTTCCGCGGCGACCGGCCCGAGGAACTGCGCCGCAACCCGGGCTCGCCCACGTCCCGCACCCGGGCCGCGGCCGAGGACACCGTTCTCGCGGCCGGCGGTGTCGTCCTGCGCCCGCACCTGGTGTACGGGGAGGGCGACAGGTGGGTGGTGCCCGGCCTGACCCGGATGCTGCGCGTGCTGCCCGGCACGGTGGAGGGCTGGCCCGCCCGGAGCTCCGCGATCGCCGTACCCGAACTGGCCGCGCTGCTCGTGGCCACCGCGCTCGCCCCCGCCGCCGACCTGACCGCCTCCGTCTACCACGCCACCAACCCCGAGCCCCTCCCCGTGGACACCCTTCTGCGCGCGGTCGCCGAGTGCACCGGGGTCGACTGGCCCGACCGGGAACTGACCGTCGACCGAGCCCGGGCGGTCCTGGCCGAGCACGGCGTACCTCCGTCCGGACTCGACATGTTCACCACCGACCACGTCTTCGACAGCACCCCGCTCTGGTCCGACCTGCGCCGCGCACCCGGCGCCGGTTTCGACACCGATTTCCCCCTCGCGGCGCCTTGGTACCGCAAGGCCCTGCGGGACGGTTGA
- a CDS encoding ScbA/BarX family gamma-butyrolactone biosynthesis protein, with protein sequence MSYTTSTRVSVEDDVATVGTSASRTASRTAARNAVQSAVQTSAQASVQTAARTLTPRLTTTVPREYVHRAAVSEVLLTGWEAAAEPAGPDPDEFAVSAQWPRSHSFFTQSGGYQDPMLLIESVRQIGSLLAHAEFGVPFGHQFLMWDMFFSTSPELLVADAVPTEVELRTVCRDIVRRGRVLGGMRYDVTVLRDGRALATAGAAFSCTSPAVHRRLRAGRPTTTDRVVPPAIDPAAVGHSDDRHVLLAEPGSASGSGDRWELRVDTAHPTFFDHPVDHIPGMVLLEAARQAGLVSTGMPDALLLGLKSNFARYAEFDAPCWIEPQAEPHGTEGGVLVRVRGTQRAETVFTAELVLSPRGR encoded by the coding sequence ATGTCGTACACCACCTCCACCCGTGTGTCCGTCGAAGACGACGTCGCGACGGTGGGCACAAGCGCCTCACGAACCGCCTCACGAACCGCTGCCCGAAACGCCGTTCAATCCGCCGTTCAGACCTCTGCCCAGGCCTCCGTCCAGACCGCCGCGCGTACTCTGACGCCGCGGCTGACCACGACGGTTCCGCGCGAGTACGTCCATCGCGCCGCCGTCTCGGAGGTCCTGCTGACCGGCTGGGAAGCCGCCGCCGAACCGGCCGGACCCGACCCGGACGAATTCGCGGTCAGCGCCCAATGGCCGCGCAGCCACTCCTTCTTCACCCAGTCCGGCGGCTACCAGGACCCGATGCTCCTGATCGAGTCCGTCCGCCAGATCGGTTCCCTGCTCGCGCACGCGGAGTTCGGCGTCCCCTTCGGGCACCAGTTCCTGATGTGGGACATGTTCTTCAGCACCTCCCCCGAACTCCTTGTCGCGGACGCCGTCCCCACGGAGGTCGAACTGCGCACGGTCTGCCGGGACATCGTCCGCAGGGGCCGGGTGCTCGGCGGTATGCGCTACGACGTCACCGTGCTGCGCGACGGAAGGGCGCTGGCCACCGCGGGCGCCGCGTTCAGCTGTACCAGTCCCGCCGTCCACCGCAGGCTGCGCGCCGGCCGGCCCACCACCACCGACCGCGTCGTGCCGCCCGCGATCGACCCGGCCGCGGTGGGCCACTCCGACGACCGGCATGTGCTGCTCGCCGAGCCCGGATCGGCCTCCGGCAGCGGCGACCGCTGGGAACTGCGCGTCGACACCGCCCACCCCACCTTCTTCGACCACCCCGTCGATCACATACCAGGCATGGTCCTGCTGGAAGCCGCCCGGCAGGCCGGCCTCGTGTCGACCGGGATGCCGGACGCCCTCCTGCTGGGTCTCAAGAGCAACTTCGCGCGCTACGCCGAGTTCGACGCGCCCTGCTGGATCGAGCCGCAGGCCGAACCGCACGGTACGGAGGGCGGCGTACTGGTGCGGGTGCGCGGTACGCAGCGCGCTGAGACCGTCTTCACCGCCGAGCTCGTCCTGAGCCCGCGCGGCCGTTGA
- a CDS encoding beta-ketoacyl-[acyl-carrier-protein] synthase family protein, with protein sequence MTGRRVVITGIEVLAPGGVGAKNFWNLLSEGRTATRRITFFDPSPFRSRVAAEIDFDPAEHGLRPQEIRRMDRAAQFAVVAARGAVADSGIDIDAYDPYRVGVTIGSAVGATMGLDEEYNVVSDGGRLHLVDHAYTAPHLYNYLVPSSFAAEVAWAVGAQGPNTVVSTGCTSGIDSVGHAVELLREGSADVMITGSSDAPISPITMACFDAIKATTPRDDVPERASRPFDGTRNGFVLGEGAAVFVLEELESAKRRGAHIYAEIAGYATRSNAYHMTGLRPDGAEMAEAITVALDEARMNATEIDYINAHGSGTKQNDRHETEAFKRSLGDHAYRTPVSSIKSMVGHSLGAIGSIEIAASALAMENHVVPPTANLTTPDPKCDLDYVPLVAREQLTDAVLTVGSGFGGFQSAMVLARPERSVA encoded by the coding sequence GTGACCGGCCGACGCGTTGTCATCACCGGTATCGAGGTGCTCGCCCCCGGTGGTGTCGGGGCGAAGAACTTCTGGAACCTGCTGAGCGAGGGCCGTACGGCCACCCGCCGCATCACGTTCTTCGACCCCAGTCCGTTCCGTTCCCGCGTCGCCGCCGAGATCGACTTCGATCCCGCGGAGCACGGACTGCGCCCGCAGGAGATACGCCGGATGGACCGCGCCGCGCAGTTCGCGGTGGTCGCGGCCCGTGGCGCGGTCGCCGACAGCGGTATCGACATCGACGCCTACGATCCTTATCGCGTCGGCGTCACCATCGGCAGCGCGGTCGGCGCGACCATGGGTCTGGACGAGGAGTACAACGTCGTCAGCGACGGCGGCCGGCTCCACCTGGTCGACCACGCCTACACGGCCCCGCACCTGTACAACTACCTGGTCCCCAGCTCCTTCGCGGCCGAGGTCGCGTGGGCCGTGGGCGCGCAGGGCCCCAACACGGTGGTCTCCACGGGCTGTACGTCCGGCATCGACTCGGTCGGGCACGCCGTGGAGCTGCTCCGCGAGGGCTCGGCGGACGTCATGATCACGGGTTCGTCCGACGCCCCGATCTCGCCGATCACGATGGCGTGCTTCGACGCGATCAAGGCGACGACGCCCCGGGACGACGTACCCGAGCGCGCCTCGCGCCCCTTCGACGGGACCCGCAACGGGTTCGTCCTCGGGGAGGGTGCCGCCGTGTTCGTCCTGGAGGAGCTGGAGAGCGCCAAGCGGCGCGGCGCGCACATCTACGCCGAGATCGCGGGCTATGCGACGCGCTCGAACGCGTACCACATGACGGGTCTGCGTCCGGACGGGGCGGAGATGGCCGAGGCCATCACGGTCGCGCTCGACGAGGCCAGGATGAACGCGACCGAGATCGACTACATCAACGCGCACGGCTCGGGCACCAAGCAGAACGACCGCCACGAGACCGAGGCGTTCAAGCGGAGCCTGGGCGACCACGCCTACCGGACCCCGGTCAGCTCGATCAAGTCGATGGTCGGGCACTCGCTCGGCGCGATCGGCTCCATCGAGATCGCCGCGTCCGCGCTGGCGATGGAGAACCACGTCGTGCCGCCCACGGCCAACCTCACGACCCCCGACCCCAAGTGCGACCTCGACTACGTGCCGCTGGTCGCCCGTGAGCAGCTCACCGACGCGGTGCTCACGGTCGGCAGCGGCTTCGGGGGATTCCAGAGCGCCATGGTGCTGGCGCGTCCCGAGAGGAGCGTGGCATGA
- a CDS encoding TcmI family type II polyketide cyclase — MYSTLIVARMDPGSSVDVAKIFGDFDDTEMPHRMGTRRRQLFQYRGLYFHLQDFDADNGGELIQHARHDPRFIQISEDLKPFIEAYDPATWRSPADAMATRFYNWEASA; from the coding sequence ATGTACAGCACGCTGATTGTGGCTCGGATGGATCCCGGGTCGAGCGTCGACGTCGCGAAGATTTTCGGTGATTTCGACGACACGGAAATGCCGCACCGCATGGGCACGCGCCGGCGCCAGCTCTTCCAGTACCGGGGTCTGTACTTCCACCTCCAGGACTTCGACGCGGACAACGGCGGCGAGCTGATCCAGCACGCCCGGCACGACCCCCGCTTCATACAGATCAGCGAGGACCTGAAGCCGTTCATCGAGGCGTACGACCCAGCCACCTGGCGCTCCCCGGCCGACGCGATGGCCACACGCTTCTACAACTGGGAGGCGTCCGCGTGA
- a CDS encoding response regulator transcription factor — MNRQAVDLLDARSQRNLPHRPTIPQPGRAVAPQTAADHPGPPAGALRVLVVENDVRAADSLVQGLLRQGYAAQSVATGTKALQAHRDADLLLLDLDLPDLDGLEVCRGIRAVCDTPVIAVTARGSELDRVLGLQAGSDDYLVKPYGFRELLARMEAVMRRVRQQPAAAQVITHGPLRIDVGTRVATLDGKPVDLTRKEFDLLHLLASQPGTVMPRRQLMAQVWDDTWSHRGRTIDTHVSSLRGKLGSSSWIITVRGVGFRLGHP; from the coding sequence ATGAATCGGCAAGCCGTGGATCTACTCGACGCCCGATCGCAGCGCAATCTTCCGCACCGCCCCACGATTCCCCAGCCCGGGCGGGCCGTTGCCCCACAGACGGCCGCCGACCACCCCGGCCCCCCGGCCGGCGCACTGCGCGTCCTGGTCGTAGAAAACGATGTCAGGGCCGCCGACTCCCTAGTCCAGGGCCTGCTGCGGCAGGGGTACGCCGCACAGAGCGTGGCCACCGGCACCAAGGCGCTCCAGGCGCACCGCGATGCCGATCTCCTCCTGCTCGACCTGGACCTGCCCGACCTGGACGGGCTCGAGGTGTGCCGGGGCATCCGGGCGGTCTGCGACACCCCGGTCATCGCCGTCACCGCGCGCGGCTCCGAGCTCGACCGGGTGCTCGGACTACAGGCCGGCTCGGACGACTACCTGGTCAAGCCGTACGGCTTCCGCGAGTTACTGGCCCGGATGGAGGCGGTGATGCGCCGGGTGCGTCAACAGCCCGCCGCCGCCCAGGTCATCACCCACGGGCCGCTGCGCATCGACGTCGGCACCCGGGTGGCCACGCTGGACGGGAAGCCGGTGGACCTGACCCGCAAGGAGTTCGACCTGCTGCATCTACTGGCCTCGCAGCCCGGCACCGTCATGCCGCGACGCCAGCTCATGGCGCAGGTCTGGGACGACACCTGGTCCCACCGCGGGCGCACCATCGACACCCACGTCAGCAGCCTGCGCGGCAAGCTCGGTTCGAGCAGTTGGATCATCACCGTACGCGGTGTCGGTTTTCGGCTCGGCCACCCGTGA
- a CDS encoding ketosynthase chain-length factor, giving the protein MTTTVVVTGLGIAAPNGLGTQDYWAATRTGKNGIGRVTRFDPSSYPSTLAGEVPGFVAADVLPSRLLPQTDHMTRMALVAAEWALADAGIDPKELPEYDMGVVTASSSGGFEFGQGELEKLWSQGSQYVSAYQSFAWFYAVNSGQISIRNGLKGPSGVIVSDEAGGLDAVAHGRRLIRKGTPMIVSGGVDASICPWGWVAQMAGDRLSTSDEPTRAYLPFDADAAGYVPGEGGAILIMESAESACARGAKIYGEIAGYGSTFDPRPGSDREPALRKAIELALADAGTAPEDVDVVFADAAGVPELDRVEADAISAVFGVRGVPVTAPKTMTGRLYSGAAPLDVATALLAIEEGLIPPTVHINPDEEYGLDLVLNQSRTAQVRTALVLARGYGGFNSAVVVRAVD; this is encoded by the coding sequence ATGACCACCACGGTGGTAGTGACCGGTCTGGGCATCGCCGCCCCCAACGGACTGGGCACACAGGACTACTGGGCCGCCACCCGGACCGGCAAGAACGGCATCGGGCGGGTCACCCGCTTCGACCCGTCCTCCTACCCGTCGACCCTGGCGGGCGAGGTGCCCGGATTCGTCGCCGCGGACGTGCTGCCGAGCCGGTTGCTGCCGCAGACCGACCACATGACCCGGATGGCGCTGGTCGCCGCCGAGTGGGCGCTCGCGGACGCGGGCATCGACCCCAAGGAACTGCCCGAGTACGACATGGGCGTCGTCACGGCCAGTTCCTCGGGCGGCTTCGAGTTCGGACAGGGCGAGCTGGAGAAGCTGTGGAGCCAGGGCAGCCAGTACGTGTCCGCGTACCAGTCCTTCGCCTGGTTCTACGCCGTCAACAGCGGTCAGATATCCATCCGCAACGGGCTCAAGGGCCCCAGCGGCGTCATCGTCAGTGACGAGGCCGGCGGTCTCGACGCGGTGGCGCACGGCCGGCGGCTCATCCGCAAGGGCACCCCGATGATCGTCTCCGGGGGCGTCGACGCGTCGATCTGCCCCTGGGGCTGGGTGGCGCAGATGGCCGGCGACCGGCTGAGCACCAGCGACGAGCCGACCCGTGCCTACCTGCCCTTCGACGCCGACGCGGCCGGTTACGTACCGGGCGAGGGCGGCGCCATCCTGATCATGGAGTCGGCCGAATCGGCGTGCGCGCGCGGCGCCAAGATCTACGGCGAGATCGCGGGCTACGGATCGACGTTCGACCCGCGGCCCGGCAGCGACCGCGAGCCCGCCCTGCGCAAGGCGATCGAACTCGCCCTCGCCGACGCGGGCACCGCCCCCGAGGACGTCGACGTTGTCTTCGCGGACGCGGCGGGCGTGCCGGAGCTGGACCGTGTCGAGGCCGACGCGATCTCGGCGGTCTTCGGGGTCCGGGGTGTCCCGGTCACCGCGCCCAAGACGATGACGGGCCGGCTGTACTCCGGGGCGGCCCCGCTCGACGTCGCCACCGCGCTGCTGGCCATCGAGGAGGGCCTCATCCCTCCGACGGTCCACATCAACCCCGACGAGGAGTACGGCCTCGACCTGGTCCTCAACCAGTCGCGCACCGCCCAGGTCCGCACCGCCCTGGTCCTGGCCCGCGGCTACGGCGGCTTCAACTCGGCCGTCGTGGTCCGCGCCGTCGACTGA
- a CDS encoding ScbR family autoregulator-binding transcription factor translates to MATQERGTRSRHSILESAARVFDERGYDAASTNDILARTGLTRGALYHHFPSKEAIAVALVTAHSEALVVPDQAVKLQAVIDLTLEFAQRLQRDPVLRASVRLAVEQTSFSRPPQTAYEQSGAAILALLRQAEEQGEILPGVDIQEATSTIVGAFTGLQLMSQVYSNREDLPERIGAFWRFMLPGLATPGMLGRLRTIPPPARETA, encoded by the coding sequence ATGGCCACACAAGAGCGCGGGACGAGGTCGAGGCACTCGATCCTGGAGTCCGCGGCCCGCGTGTTCGACGAGCGCGGCTACGACGCGGCGAGCACCAACGACATCCTGGCCCGGACGGGCCTCACTCGAGGCGCGCTTTACCACCACTTCCCCTCCAAGGAAGCGATCGCCGTGGCCCTCGTGACCGCGCACAGCGAGGCGCTGGTGGTGCCGGACCAGGCGGTGAAGCTCCAGGCCGTCATCGACCTCACCCTGGAGTTCGCCCAGCGTCTCCAGCGCGATCCGGTGCTACGGGCCAGCGTGCGGCTCGCCGTCGAGCAGACGTCGTTCTCCCGGCCGCCGCAGACGGCGTACGAGCAGTCCGGCGCCGCCATACTCGCTCTGCTGCGGCAGGCCGAGGAGCAGGGCGAGATCCTGCCGGGCGTCGACATCCAGGAGGCCACGTCGACCATCGTCGGCGCCTTCACCGGCCTGCAGTTGATGTCCCAGGTCTACAGCAACCGCGAGGATCTGCCGGAACGCATCGGTGCGTTCTGGCGCTTCATGCTGCCCGGCCTGGCCACGCCCGGCATGCTCGGCCGGCTTCGCACCATCCCGCCACCGGCCCGCGAGACGGCCTGA
- the fabG gene encoding 3-oxoacyl-ACP reductase FabG, protein MSTLEKRVALISGATSGIGLASARALAAAGHRVFIGARSADNVAETVKILQEEGIDADGTVLDVRDPASVGAFVQAAVDRFGTVDVLVNNAGRSGGGVTADIEDELWTDVIDTNLNSVFRLTREVLNTGGMRHKSRGRIINIASTAGKQGVVLGAPYSASKHGVVGFTKALGNELAPTGITVNAVCPGYVETPMAQRVRAGYAAAYDTSEDAILEKFQAKIPLGRYSTPEEVAGMVAYLASDTAASVTAQAINVCGGLGNF, encoded by the coding sequence ATGTCAACGCTGGAAAAGCGGGTCGCTCTCATATCGGGGGCCACCAGCGGCATCGGCCTCGCGTCCGCGCGGGCGCTGGCCGCGGCCGGCCACCGCGTGTTCATCGGCGCCCGCAGCGCGGACAACGTCGCCGAGACCGTCAAGATCCTCCAGGAGGAGGGCATCGACGCCGACGGCACGGTCCTCGACGTCCGCGACCCCGCCTCGGTCGGCGCCTTCGTGCAGGCCGCGGTCGACCGCTTCGGCACCGTCGACGTCCTGGTCAACAACGCCGGCCGGTCCGGTGGCGGCGTCACCGCCGATATCGAGGACGAGCTGTGGACCGATGTCATCGACACCAACCTCAACAGCGTGTTCCGGCTGACGCGAGAGGTGCTCAACACCGGCGGCATGCGCCACAAGAGCCGTGGCCGCATCATCAACATCGCCTCCACGGCCGGCAAGCAGGGCGTGGTCCTGGGAGCCCCCTACTCCGCCTCGAAGCACGGCGTGGTCGGTTTCACCAAGGCCCTCGGCAATGAGCTGGCACCCACCGGCATCACCGTGAACGCCGTCTGCCCCGGCTATGTCGAGACGCCGATGGCCCAGCGCGTGCGCGCCGGATACGCGGCCGCCTACGACACCTCCGAGGACGCCATCCTCGAGAAGTTCCAGGCCAAGATCCCGCTCGGCCGCTACTCCACCCCCGAGGAGGTCGCCGGCATGGTCGCCTACCTCGCCTCCGACACGGCCGCCTCGGTCACCGCGCAGGCCATCAACGTCTGCGGCGGACTCGGCAACTTCTGA